A window of the Lactuca sativa cultivar Salinas chromosome 5, Lsat_Salinas_v11, whole genome shotgun sequence genome harbors these coding sequences:
- the LOC111900645 gene encoding uncharacterized protein LOC111900645 produces MCGRCRCSIRPDDIPRSCNLGNRRVRFVDTDRYRPAYNVSPGSNLPVIRRDTGANSEGAVVQCMKWGLIPSFTKNTEKPDYYRMFNARSESIGEKASFRRLLPGNRCLVVVEGFFEWKKDGGKKQPYYIHLRDDRPLVFAALYDSWKNSEGEIQYTFTILTTSSSSSFGCLHDRMPVILGNKESTHEWLDGSPSSKFDSLLKPYEEPDLVWYPVTPAMGKPSFDGPECIKEIQVKETKPISMFFAKMGTKIEKQSEPKEVEKTEKPKSPKQEPETKSETSHLKREYDDVSSSDIKVKVDEADIKLTSPAKKKANLKTSSDNQKTLFSYFGKN; encoded by the exons ATGTGTGGCCGTTGTCGCTGTTCTATCCGTCCAGATGATATCCCTCGCTCTTGCAACCTCGGTAACCGCCGCGTTCGTTTCGTCGACACAGACCG GTATCGTCCAGCATATAATGTTTCCCCTGGATCAAACTTGCCTGTTATTCGAAGAGACACAGGAGCAAACAGTGAAGGAGCTGTTGTGCAGTGCATGAAATGGGGACTCATTCCAAGCTTCACTAAAAACACAGAAAAACCAGACTATTACAGGATG TTCAATGCTCGTTCAGAGTCAATAGGTGAAAAGGCTTCATTTCGTCGTCTTCTTCCTGGAAATAGGTGTCTGGTTGTGGTGGAAGG ATTTTTTGAGTGGAAGAAAGATGGTGGGAAAAAACAGCCATACTATATTCATCTGAGGGATGATCGACCCCTTGTCTTTGCTGCTCTTTATGATTCTTGGAAAAACTCTGAAG GGGAGATTCAATACACTTTTACTATTTTGACAACAAGTTCTTCATCATCCTTTGGTTGCCTCCATG ACAGGATGCCTGTTATTTTAGGGAACAAGGAGTCAACTCATGAGTGGCTAGATGGATCtccatcttccaaatttgattcattACTCAAACCCTATGAAGAACCAGACTTG GTTTGGTACCCTGTGACACCAGCAATGGGCAAGCCTTCTTTTGATGGACCAGAGTGTATAAAGGAG ATTCAAGTGAAGGAAACAAAACCAATCTCGATGTTCTTTGCAAAGATGGGGACTAAAATTGAAAAACAATCAGAACCTAAAGAGGTTGAGAAAACAGAAAAACCAAAAAGTCCAAAACAGGAACCTGAAACAAAATCTGAGACTTCACATCTGAAACGTGAGTATGATGACGTGTCTTCATCTGATATAAAAGTAAAAGTTGATGAAGCTGACATAAAGTTAACAAGCCCAGCTAAAAAGAAGGCCAACTTGAAGACCTCATCTGATAATCAGAAAACACTTTTCTCCTACTTTGGTAAAAATTAG